From the genome of Bubalus bubalis isolate 160015118507 breed Murrah chromosome 2, NDDB_SH_1, whole genome shotgun sequence, one region includes:
- the LOC102400663 gene encoding histone H2B type 1-C/E/F/G/I, with product MPEPAKSAPAPKKGSKKAVTKAQKKDGKKRKRSRKESYSVYVYKVLKQVHPDTGISSKAMGIMNSFVNDIFERIAGEASRLAHYNKRSTITSREIQTAVRLLLPGELAKHAVSEGTKAVTKYTSSK from the coding sequence ATGCCTGAGCCAGCGAAGTCCGCTCCTGCCCCGAAGAAGGGCTCCAAGAAGGCGGTGACCAAGGCGCAGAAGAAGGACGGCAAGAAGCGCAAGCGCAGCCGCAAGGAGAGCTACTCCGTGTACgtgtacaaggtgctgaagcagGTCCACCCGGACACCGGCATCTCGTCCAAGGCCATGggcatcatgaactccttcgtcAACGACATCTTCGAGCGCATCGCGGGCGAGGCGTCGCGTCTGGCTCATTACAACAAGCGTTCGACCATCAcctccagggagatccagacgGCCGTGCGCCTGCTGCTGCCcggggagctggccaagcacgccGTGTCCGAGGGCACCAAGGCCGTCACCAAGTACACCAGCTCCAAGTGA
- the LOC102400351 gene encoding histone H2A type 1, translating into MSGRGKQGGKARAKAKTRSSRAGLQFPVGRVHRLLRKGNYAERVGAGAPVYLAAVLEYLTAEILELAGNAARDNKKTRIIPRHLQLAIRNDEELNKLLGKVTIAQGGVLPNIQAVLLPKKTESHHKAKGK; encoded by the coding sequence ATGTCTGGACGTGGCAAACAAGGTGGTAAAGCTCGCGCCAAGGCCAAGACTCGCTCTTCGCGGGCAGGACTCCAGTTCCCCGTGGGTCGAGTGCACCGCCTTCTCCGCAAGGGTAACTACGCCGAGCGGGTCGGGGCCGGGGCCCCAGTGTACCTGGCGGCGGTGCTGGAGTACCTGACGGCCGAGATCCTGGAGCTGGCGGGCAACGCGGCCCGGGACAACAAGAAGACCCGCATCATCCCGCGTCACCTGCAGCTGGCCATCCGCAACGACGAGGAGCTCAACAAGCTGCTGGGCAAAGTCACCATCGCTCAGGGTGGTGTCCTGCCCAACATCCAGGCCGTGCTGCTGCCCAAGAAGACTGAGAGCCACCACAAGGCGAAAGGCAAATAG